A region of Candidatus Liberibacter africanus PTSAPSY DNA encodes the following proteins:
- a CDS encoding terminase large subunit domain-containing protein produces the protein MSRELPTSPETEQELFDLMWSREFKLSFTNFVLHFFPWGERCTSLANFSRPRKWQCDFMEAVDDHCVKNRNNPNPKIFKSAVSAGRGIGKTTLNAWMMLWLISTRPGMSVICLANSETQLKSTLWAEVSKWLSLLPNKHWFEMQSLSLHPAVWYAEALEKNFGIDSKHYTITCKTYSEERPDTFVGHHNTHGMAVIEDEASGVPCVINTTIQGFFTEKNANRFWVMTSNPRRLEGWFYEIFNKPLNDWKRYQIDTRDVEGIDPSFHEGIIARHGIDSDVTRVEVLGQFPQQEINSFIPERMIKEALERPPRSDLGAPLIMGCDPAEEGGDNTVVVLRRGDMIEHIFDWSGLPIDATSHKIEDLINKYNPDAIVVDGNGGAGGAVCSYLRHEGFVFHEVIGQSKAYDLDYCRNKRAELHVKGREWLAHGCLPNHAELLRDMRSLESYTVESTGKLAIASKRKDGKESTDYFDAFMYTFEVSPARSDRNFSRCQSYQYEADELLIDRRLSYG, from the coding sequence TTGTCCCGAGAACTTCCAACCTCTCCAGAAACGGAACAAGAGCTTTTTGATCTGATGTGGTCAAGAGAGTTCAAGCTGAGTTTCACCAACTTTGTGTTGCACTTTTTCCCTTGGGGCGAGAGGTGCACATCGCTTGCAAATTTTTCTAGACCCCGTAAGTGGCAGTGTGATTTTATGGAAGCGGTGGATGATCATTGTGTCAAGAACCGCAACAATCCTAATCCTAAAATATTTAAATCAGCGGTATCAGCGGGTCGTGGTATTGGCAAAACGACTTTAAACGCTTGGATGATGTTATGGTTGATATCGACGAGACCTGGTATGTCTGTTATATGTTTGGCTAACTCTGAGACTCAGCTGAAGAGTACGTTGTGGGCTGAGGTTTCGAAATGGCTTTCACTGCTTCCTAATAAACATTGGTTTGAGATGCAGTCGTTATCGTTGCATCCAGCTGTGTGGTATGCGGAGGCGTTAGAAAAGAATTTTGGGATTGACTCAAAGCATTATACGATTACCTGCAAGACCTATTCGGAGGAGCGTCCTGACACTTTTGTAGGGCATCACAACACTCATGGCATGGCTGTTATTGAAGATGAGGCATCTGGTGTTCCCTGTGTTATAAACACAACTATTCAAGGATTTTTCACTGAGAAGAACGCCAATCGTTTTTGGGTTATGACGTCTAATCCTCGAAGATTAGAAGGGTGGTTTTATGAAATATTTAACAAGCCTTTAAATGATTGGAAGCGCTATCAGATTGACACGAGGGATGTTGAGGGCATTGATCCGAGTTTTCATGAGGGGATTATTGCCAGACATGGAATAGATTCAGATGTTACACGGGTTGAGGTATTAGGGCAATTTCCACAACAGGAGATTAATAGTTTTATTCCTGAACGAATGATCAAAGAAGCGTTAGAGCGACCCCCTAGATCTGACCTTGGTGCACCTTTAATCATGGGGTGTGATCCAGCGGAAGAAGGTGGTGATAATACAGTTGTTGTGTTGAGACGTGGTGATATGATTGAACACATCTTCGACTGGTCTGGATTGCCCATAGACGCTACGAGCCACAAGATAGAAGATTTAATTAATAAATATAATCCTGATGCAATTGTTGTTGATGGAAACGGCGGTGCAGGCGGGGCGGTATGTTCTTATTTGAGGCATGAGGGCTTTGTCTTCCATGAGGTAATAGGACAAAGCAAAGCCTATGATCTTGACTACTGCAGAAACAAACGTGCGGAGCTTCATGTCAAGGGGAGGGAATGGTTAGCACATGGCTGTCTTCCTAATCATGCTGAATTACTGAGAGACATGAGGTCGTTAGAATCTTACACGGTAGAGTCTACGGGTAAATTGGCGATTGCATCCAAGAGGAAGGATGGCAAGGAGAGTACGGATTATTTTG
- a CDS encoding crossover junction endodeoxyribonuclease RuvC yields the protein MSVLALDLGSKMGFAVRKSDQIFSGVVKFENGRFEGGGMRYLKFQNWLDDLRGIKTIWFEEVRRHDLRGIKTIWFEEVRRHLGVDASHAYGGFLAVLASWCERHGIAYSGVPVQTIKKHITGKGNANKALVVLAVKGLGFNPIDDNEADALALLDYVLKYK from the coding sequence ATGAGTGTATTGGCTTTAGATTTGGGTTCTAAAATGGGTTTTGCAGTCCGCAAATCAGATCAAATATTCTCTGGTGTGGTGAAGTTCGAAAATGGGCGATTTGAAGGTGGCGGAATGCGGTATCTCAAGTTTCAAAATTGGCTTGATGATTTGCGAGGAATTAAAACTATTTGGTTTGAAGAGGTAAGACGTCATGATTTGCGGGGAATTAAAACTATTTGGTTTGAAGAGGTAAGACGTCATTTAGGGGTTGATGCATCCCATGCTTATGGTGGTTTTCTTGCAGTGCTTGCTTCTTGGTGTGAGAGGCATGGAATTGCCTACTCAGGTGTGCCAGTGCAAACAATTAAAAAACACATCACTGGAAAAGGTAACGCTAACAAAGCATTGGTTGTTCTGGCTGTTAAAGGGCTAGGCTTTAATCCAATTGATGATAATGAAGCCGATGCATTGGCTTTGTTGGACTATGTTTTAAAGTATAAATGA
- a CDS encoding Panacea domain-containing protein: MTQEISHDGFGIANIILEQAPNHGIKKITPMKLLKLIYIAHGWSCAFHTIPLVKELPYAWKYGPVYPKVYNKLEKYIGEPIPNLLFDKKTGEIYTLSLSESQKELIACILKYYGKLYASELSNLTHQEGSPWDITVKTTGYYTPIPLEIIKMYYQQKVKNNNSEKIKSYV, translated from the coding sequence ATGACGCAAGAAATTTCCCATGATGGTTTCGGGATTGCTAACATCATATTAGAACAAGCACCCAACCATGGTATTAAAAAAATAACCCCAATGAAGCTTTTAAAACTTATCTATATCGCCCATGGATGGTCTTGTGCTTTTCATACTATACCACTTGTAAAAGAACTCCCTTACGCATGGAAATATGGACCAGTATATCCAAAAGTATACAACAAATTAGAGAAATATATAGGAGAACCTATACCAAACCTACTTTTTGATAAAAAAACTGGAGAAATATACACCCTGTCCCTTTCAGAATCCCAAAAAGAATTAATAGCATGTATACTAAAGTATTACGGAAAACTATACGCTTCTGAATTATCAAACCTTACCCATCAAGAGGGTTCGCCTTGGGATATAACAGTTAAAACAACAGGATATTATACACCGATACCACTTGAAATAATCAAGATGTACTATCAACAAAAGGTAAAAAATAATAATAGTGAGAAAATAAAATCCTATGTGTGA
- a CDS encoding helix-turn-helix transcriptional regulator — MSRLELGLQPASINYALFLRNEFGASFDWLYDGIDTKIKSSDRLEKRIISPMEIGERLKKVRKEEGMTLKEFGEWVGISYGAVSNIENGHRTPELKTALKIKRALNKPLDWLYFGDEAIIPKGKMRSKYLQRATATQLNSTQLNSTQLNSTQLSVGSKRKSRKL; from the coding sequence GTGTCGAGACTTGAACTAGGCTTGCAACCCGCTAGCATCAACTACGCTTTGTTTTTACGTAATGAATTTGGTGCGTCTTTCGACTGGTTGTATGACGGGATAGATACCAAGATTAAAAGTTCCGATAGGCTCGAGAAGAGAATTATAAGCCCTATGGAAATAGGCGAAAGACTTAAAAAAGTCAGAAAAGAAGAGGGAATGACCTTAAAAGAATTTGGAGAATGGGTAGGTATATCCTACGGCGCCGTTAGCAATATAGAAAACGGACACAGAACACCCGAACTCAAGACCGCACTAAAGATTAAAAGAGCCTTAAACAAGCCATTAGACTGGTTGTACTTTGGCGATGAAGCAATCATACCAAAAGGTAAGATGAGATCTAAGTATCTGCAACGTGCGACTGCAACTCAACTCAACTCAACTCAACTCAACTCAACTCAACTCAACTCAACTCAACTCTCAGTGGGCTCAAAACGCAAGTCAAGGAAGTTGTAG
- a CDS encoding Rha family transcriptional regulator — protein MSSREIAELTGKEHKNVLRDVEVMLENLEVSQLKFELSDFKGSYIKRGKEYPCYYLPKRECLILVSGYDVNLRARIIDRWAELEVEKRQREKAPKLRSTSASTVLRVHKHLESLAKQAGLKDNQLLLRVNRGVTKITGVDQLEAMAIKHLPSAGNDEYVSPTVIGEKLNPVMRPKSLNVWLTSLGLQIKSINRKFVPTPMGEDLGGQMCDVQMRHGDGSTQHLKWNSSILVPYLQDLINSDQSKKGDTDER, from the coding sequence ATGAGCAGTAGAGAGATTGCCGAGTTAACGGGTAAAGAACATAAAAATGTTCTCCGTGATGTAGAAGTTATGCTCGAAAACTTAGAAGTTTCACAGCTCAAATTTGAGCTGTCAGATTTTAAAGGGAGCTATATAAAAAGGGGAAAAGAATATCCGTGCTATTATCTTCCTAAAAGGGAATGTCTCATTTTAGTTTCTGGTTACGATGTAAACTTGAGGGCTAGGATTATAGACCGTTGGGCGGAATTAGAAGTTGAGAAGAGGCAACGGGAGAAAGCACCAAAGCTTAGGTCCACTTCAGCGAGTACAGTTTTAAGGGTTCACAAGCATCTTGAATCATTAGCTAAGCAAGCGGGGCTTAAGGACAATCAGCTTTTACTGAGGGTTAACCGAGGTGTTACGAAGATAACGGGGGTTGACCAATTAGAGGCTATGGCTATTAAGCACCTACCCTCTGCGGGTAATGACGAGTATGTGTCTCCGACTGTAATAGGAGAAAAGCTTAATCCTGTAATGAGACCTAAATCATTAAACGTATGGCTGACTAGCTTAGGGCTTCAAATCAAAAGCATTAACCGTAAATTTGTGCCGACCCCTATGGGCGAGGATTTGGGGGGTCAAATGTGTGATGTGCAGATGCGACATGGTGATGGGTCAACTCAACATTTGAAGTGGAATTCGAGCATCCTCGTTCCGTATTTACAAGATCTTATAAATAGTGACCAATCAAAGAAAGGAGATACCGATGAGCGATAA
- a CDS encoding DUF2800 domain-containing protein produces the protein MNQTKSNIIPFPNKNGFPNLESLTNEELAETYKESLDLKAWCLEVEEEVKRRLANGSKVQNLKLSIKRRGDKRWVKDTTLSRKKILGDHFYEKKPISPTGIEMLAKKGLITAEQLLAVQQYIKKSNKDILTIEFEEQSSPTTTQKPLEEDYVF, from the coding sequence ATGAACCAAACAAAGAGCAATATTATTCCATTTCCAAACAAAAACGGTTTTCCAAATTTGGAATCACTCACCAATGAAGAATTGGCGGAAACCTACAAAGAATCCCTGGATCTTAAAGCCTGGTGTCTTGAGGTTGAAGAGGAAGTTAAAAGGAGACTTGCCAATGGCTCTAAAGTACAAAACTTGAAATTATCCATTAAAAGAAGAGGAGATAAACGGTGGGTTAAAGACACTACTTTATCTCGTAAAAAAATTCTTGGTGATCATTTCTATGAGAAAAAACCTATATCTCCAACAGGTATAGAAATGTTAGCGAAAAAAGGTCTTATCACAGCAGAACAGCTATTAGCTGTACAACAATATATCAAGAAATCCAACAAAGACATTTTAACTATAGAATTTGAGGAACAATCATCACCGACCACAACCCAAAAACCACTAGAAGAAGACTACGTATTTTAG
- a CDS encoding ATP-binding protein has translation MLPIVSIDQRLSEKKGIKGCIFGESGIGKTSLLWTLPEESTLFVDLEAGDLPVKEWKGDVLRPTTWQGLRDLAVFFAGANPSLGDKDVPYSQKHYDAVCARFGDAKQCEKYETIFIDSITCSARMCFRHCEQQPEMVSRGGQIDIRSVYGLHAKEMLNWISHLQRARTKNIWLVGILDRKTDDCNIPFYSFQIEGQKTSLELSGIVDEVLVMAKVPDPKDQSKQTRAFICQNINHYGYPAKDRSGALDLQEIPHLGQIMEKINNSPRPTASNFTHN, from the coding sequence ATGTTGCCGATCGTATCAATTGATCAAAGATTAAGTGAAAAAAAAGGAATAAAGGGGTGTATTTTTGGTGAAAGTGGTATCGGGAAAACCTCTCTTCTCTGGACACTTCCTGAGGAAAGTACACTCTTTGTTGATTTGGAAGCAGGAGATTTGCCTGTTAAGGAGTGGAAAGGAGATGTCTTGCGACCCACCACTTGGCAAGGCTTGCGAGATTTAGCCGTATTTTTTGCGGGAGCAAATCCATCTCTTGGAGACAAGGATGTCCCCTACTCCCAAAAACATTACGATGCGGTTTGTGCAAGATTTGGCGATGCAAAGCAATGCGAAAAGTACGAAACAATCTTCATTGATAGTATCACCTGTTCTGCAAGAATGTGTTTCCGTCATTGTGAACAACAGCCAGAAATGGTTTCTCGCGGTGGACAAATAGACATACGATCTGTTTATGGCTTGCATGCCAAAGAAATGCTCAATTGGATCTCTCATTTACAACGAGCAAGAACTAAAAATATTTGGCTTGTTGGTATCTTAGATCGCAAAACCGATGACTGCAATATTCCTTTCTATTCGTTCCAAATAGAGGGGCAAAAAACAAGTCTTGAATTGTCTGGTATCGTTGATGAAGTCTTGGTCATGGCAAAAGTTCCAGATCCTAAAGATCAATCAAAACAAACAAGGGCTTTTATTTGCCAAAACATTAATCATTATGGCTATCCCGCAAAAGATAGGTCGGGGGCATTGGATCTGCAAGAAATACCACACTTGGGTCAGATCATGGAAAAAATTAATAACTCTCCTCGCCCAACGGCCAGCAACTTTACACATAATTAA
- a CDS encoding DEAD/DEAH box helicase, with protein sequence MLLRERQKELVDKAIDALNTHGNTLAVAPTGAGKTIMLSAVLGHMFQRGLVNKACVIAHRDELTDQNEAKFKMVNPNITTSRFNASVKNWNGQVCFAMVQTLNNHFMSMPKIELLVIDEAHHATAKSYQTILNQVKTTNPHCKILGMTATPNRGDGEGLKTAFSNVADQITMSELIASGHLVKPCFFVIDLGIKEELSKIQQKGSDYDMDQVSHIMNTAPINSEIIRHWREKAGDRQTVVFCSTIEHASDVTETFTASGVKAKMVWGNMGDEERFNVLKDFEQGNIQVLVNVAVLTEGWDCPPVSCVVLLRPSSYKSTVLQMIGRGLRIVDPEIYPNIVKKDCIVMDFGISLIKHGFLEQKVNLKGRKKGTRKEEEEGILIQEAKKDPIVIADFQMKEWDGFKGSPFEWYNVLGKGGIFVATGFDAWGCITHKKGIWFSFGGSKEDKKIRLLMKGAKVNCLARANDWINIKELTDKAYKNNRWINQPATVNQLNLLHPSLAKDYSLTKYQASALITLRAKLPEIKKTIEGAK encoded by the coding sequence ATGTTATTACGAGAGAGACAAAAAGAACTGGTTGATAAAGCCATTGATGCCCTTAATACGCATGGGAACACCTTAGCGGTTGCTCCAACAGGAGCAGGAAAAACAATCATGTTATCTGCGGTGTTAGGGCATATGTTCCAGCGTGGATTAGTGAATAAGGCGTGTGTGATTGCTCATCGAGACGAATTAACAGATCAAAACGAAGCAAAGTTTAAAATGGTCAATCCAAATATTACCACATCACGATTTAATGCATCAGTGAAGAATTGGAACGGACAGGTATGTTTTGCTATGGTGCAAACTTTAAACAATCATTTTATGAGTATGCCGAAGATAGAGTTGTTGGTGATTGATGAGGCTCATCATGCAACGGCTAAAAGTTATCAGACAATTCTTAATCAGGTAAAAACAACCAATCCTCATTGTAAAATTCTTGGTATGACCGCTACTCCTAACAGGGGAGATGGCGAAGGGTTAAAAACAGCTTTTAGCAATGTTGCTGATCAAATTACCATGTCAGAATTAATTGCATCTGGTCATCTCGTTAAGCCCTGTTTCTTTGTCATTGATTTAGGCATCAAAGAAGAACTTTCTAAGATCCAACAAAAAGGTTCTGATTATGATATGGATCAAGTATCTCATATCATGAACACTGCCCCGATTAATTCTGAGATAATCCGTCATTGGCGAGAAAAAGCTGGTGATCGGCAAACTGTGGTATTTTGTTCCACTATTGAACATGCCTCTGATGTCACCGAAACTTTTACTGCAAGCGGTGTTAAGGCAAAAATGGTATGGGGAAATATGGGGGATGAGGAACGATTTAACGTTTTAAAAGATTTTGAACAAGGAAACATTCAAGTACTCGTCAATGTTGCTGTATTGACGGAAGGGTGGGATTGTCCCCCTGTCTCTTGTGTTGTTTTGCTTCGTCCTTCTTCTTACAAATCAACCGTTTTGCAAATGATCGGACGAGGATTACGTATTGTTGATCCAGAAATTTATCCGAACATTGTCAAAAAAGACTGTATTGTCATGGATTTTGGCATCTCCCTTATCAAACATGGTTTCTTAGAACAGAAAGTGAACTTAAAGGGAAGAAAAAAAGGAACAAGAAAAGAAGAAGAAGAAGGGATATTAATCCAAGAGGCAAAAAAAGATCCTATCGTTATTGCTGATTTCCAAATGAAGGAATGGGATGGGTTCAAAGGATCTCCGTTTGAATGGTACAACGTCTTAGGAAAAGGCGGAATATTTGTTGCAACGGGATTTGATGCGTGGGGATGTATCACCCATAAAAAAGGCATTTGGTTTTCTTTTGGGGGGAGTAAAGAAGACAAAAAAATTCGCCTTTTAATGAAAGGGGCAAAAGTTAATTGCTTAGCACGTGCTAATGATTGGATTAACATCAAAGAACTCACGGACAAAGCATATAAGAACAACAGATGGATTAACCAACCCGCTACCGTCAATCAACTCAATCTTTTACATCCCTCATTAGCTAAGGATTATAGTTTAACGAAGTACCAAGCATCCGCTTTAATCACTCTGCGAGCCAAACTTCCTGAAATTAAAAAAACTATTGAGGGAGCAAAATGA
- a CDS encoding AAA family ATPase, with protein MNRLDFNDVISEETPKFTREDAERLLFEHLYSVVQHLLPNGTRKNGKYRTANIQGGKGNSLNVELDGNNRGLWHDFATGDKGDIFDLWGICNGLDTRSDFPKVLQSIARWFGKDFKPPRSSVIHRKEWIYTDRLGNSLVRITRQDINGKKTYTPFDFTTQTTSMPQTHRPLYNQIGLAKAKKLVVVEGEKCAEALIHSGFTATTAMQGSSADPAKTDWTPLRDKHICIWADNDEVGLKYSQRLTQFLLESKLPQSVTTLNIPNDKPPKWDAYDAINEGIDIVEFIRSCPKTRNDCKSGIPVARPRDVIADERPEPADIISSGLLVQGGLMVLAGSPKVGKSHVLLSMLVHLSAGIPFLGLNPTHPLKVFYIQSENSFHTMRNRLKQTIKSLTPEQRDLNDDNMIFTPSRLEVSLNEHVINDLSQKANELQNGQTELIAIDPLYDVFDTGDKKGGENDNDAMRFFLKERLGLLRRSINPNAGLILVHHTKKMRKKDVEENPFESLAGASGLRRYYNSCMLLFKEDEDVNETKIFFESRDGEKIPTKHVYRDVNTGEWEEESANSIRLTNHDYGKLLDAERDRKRDVILNIIQSEASKGNVYTANQFSKTFDNKASLGSEASIQRRVSVLMSQGQIKLFKNIKDYGLPARRNIQRGLMCVKDMELQSYNGELRRVLPTDYKCHKTGAILPVENPNVWVEM; from the coding sequence ATGAACAGGCTTGATTTCAATGATGTTATCAGCGAAGAAACGCCTAAATTCACCAGAGAAGATGCTGAAAGACTATTGTTTGAACATCTTTATTCGGTTGTGCAACATTTGCTTCCTAACGGGACAAGGAAAAATGGCAAATACAGAACCGCTAATATTCAAGGGGGGAAAGGGAATAGTCTCAATGTTGAGTTGGACGGAAATAATCGTGGTCTTTGGCATGATTTTGCTACTGGAGATAAAGGAGATATTTTTGATCTTTGGGGAATATGCAACGGATTAGATACACGATCAGATTTTCCTAAGGTTTTGCAATCAATTGCTCGATGGTTTGGAAAAGATTTTAAACCTCCTCGCTCATCTGTCATCCATCGCAAAGAATGGATTTATACGGATAGACTCGGAAATTCTCTTGTCCGCATAACTCGTCAAGACATTAACGGCAAAAAAACGTATACTCCTTTCGATTTCACAACACAAACGACGAGCATGCCTCAAACGCATCGTCCTTTGTACAATCAGATAGGATTAGCAAAAGCAAAAAAGCTTGTTGTTGTTGAAGGGGAAAAGTGTGCTGAAGCTTTAATTCACAGTGGATTCACGGCCACAACAGCAATGCAAGGATCTTCTGCTGATCCTGCGAAAACCGATTGGACACCACTACGAGACAAACACATTTGTATTTGGGCGGATAACGATGAAGTAGGGTTAAAATACTCTCAAAGACTAACGCAGTTTCTCCTAGAGTCAAAACTCCCACAGTCAGTGACAACCCTCAACATCCCCAATGACAAACCTCCTAAATGGGATGCTTATGATGCCATCAACGAGGGGATTGATATCGTCGAATTCATTCGATCTTGTCCAAAGACAAGGAATGATTGCAAATCTGGCATTCCAGTTGCTCGACCGCGAGATGTTATTGCTGATGAAAGACCTGAACCCGCCGATATCATTTCTTCAGGTCTTTTGGTTCAAGGCGGTTTGATGGTGTTAGCGGGATCTCCCAAGGTCGGGAAAAGCCATGTTTTGCTTTCAATGTTAGTTCATTTGTCAGCAGGAATTCCTTTTTTAGGTTTGAACCCCACTCATCCTTTAAAAGTCTTTTATATCCAGTCGGAAAACAGCTTTCATACGATGCGTAATAGATTAAAACAAACCATCAAGAGCCTCACACCCGAGCAAAGAGATCTGAATGATGATAATATGATTTTTACCCCTAGCCGTCTTGAAGTTTCCCTTAACGAGCATGTCATCAATGATCTTTCTCAAAAAGCAAACGAACTTCAAAATGGACAAACAGAACTCATTGCTATTGATCCTTTATACGATGTCTTTGACACAGGCGATAAAAAAGGCGGAGAGAATGATAACGACGCCATGCGTTTTTTTCTTAAAGAACGTCTTGGATTGTTGAGAAGAAGCATTAACCCTAATGCAGGTTTAATCCTTGTCCACCACACAAAAAAGATGAGGAAAAAAGACGTTGAAGAAAACCCTTTTGAATCCTTAGCGGGTGCTAGTGGACTACGACGCTATTACAACTCATGCATGCTTTTGTTTAAGGAAGATGAAGATGTCAATGAAACGAAAATATTTTTTGAATCCAGAGACGGAGAAAAAATACCAACAAAACATGTCTACAGGGATGTGAACACGGGGGAATGGGAAGAAGAATCCGCTAACAGTATACGCCTAACAAATCATGATTACGGGAAATTGTTGGATGCCGAACGAGATCGCAAACGAGATGTAATTTTAAATATCATTCAATCGGAAGCATCCAAGGGGAACGTATACACTGCTAATCAATTTAGCAAAACTTTTGATAACAAAGCGAGTCTAGGCAGTGAGGCTTCTATTCAAAGAAGAGTGAGCGTTTTGATGTCTCAAGGACAAATCAAATTATTTAAAAACATCAAAGATTACGGGTTACCTGCTCGTCGTAATATCCAAAGAGGACTCATGTGTGTCAAGGACATGGAATTGCAGAGTTATAACGGAGAACTAAGGCGGGTTTTGCCAACGGATTACAAATGTCACAAAACAGGAGCGATTTTGCCCGTAGAAAATCCCAATGTTTGGGTGGAAATGTAA
- a CDS encoding guanylate kinase, with protein MSHIFVLVGASGVGKTTLAKSVIPSSRKLLMPVGVTTRKRRNEEKNGIDYRFISHKTFHRWEKEGKFIETAICRNEHYGLLKGDILDPLDNGFDILTILTPEGLEAFEKLFSKQVTSIFIMPPSKEVLIQRRRKQDNWKVITQEDDIFGMRRSYDFKITNDRLNTACQQIGRIRTIITEGQGG; from the coding sequence ATGTCTCATATTTTTGTTCTCGTTGGTGCGTCAGGAGTGGGAAAAACCACTTTGGCAAAATCCGTCATACCATCTTCTAGAAAGCTCCTTATGCCCGTTGGTGTAACCACACGGAAACGCAGAAACGAGGAGAAAAACGGCATCGACTATCGCTTTATCTCCCACAAGACATTCCACCGGTGGGAAAAAGAAGGAAAGTTCATAGAAACTGCCATCTGCCGAAATGAGCATTATGGCTTGCTTAAAGGAGACATCCTTGATCCACTAGATAACGGATTTGATATATTAACTATCCTTACGCCAGAAGGACTAGAAGCGTTTGAGAAGTTGTTTAGTAAACAGGTAACCTCGATATTCATCATGCCTCCTTCAAAAGAAGTCTTAATCCAACGAAGACGCAAGCAGGATAACTGGAAAGTTATAACTCAAGAAGACGATATCTTCGGAATGAGGAGATCTTATGACTTCAAAATTACCAATGATCGGTTGAACACCGCTTGTCAGCAAATAGGTCGTATTAGAACTATAATTACGGAAGGGCAAGGGGGATGA
- a CDS encoding tyrosine-type recombinase/integrase, with protein MTKHRYPYLSHETTRHGKKVWYFKKDGKRIRLPNVYGTTEFMEAYADALAGRLQQKHLQGNTKTFKWLIEQYRLSGHFQSLNPTTRRVRDNLFYHIIKDSGTIPFAKITRRHIQNAVDRRSEKPSVAISFLKAISPVFKWAETCELVTKNPIIGVRRPPIRTIGMHTWTVEQVEIYRKRHPINTMARLALELMLFLGLRRSDVIRVGKKHVKDNVLSIHTQKTGRQVHVPIFEALQSCLEAVGKDGETFLITAHGKPFSSSGSFGNWFRDRCKESGLPDECRAHGLRKAGATIAANAGASPHELMAMYGWSKTDMADLYTREVNAKKLAYKSAKMIADCM; from the coding sequence ATGACAAAACACCGATACCCGTATTTATCCCATGAAACAACAAGGCATGGCAAAAAAGTATGGTATTTTAAAAAAGACGGCAAACGAATACGTCTACCTAACGTTTATGGGACTACAGAGTTCATGGAAGCGTACGCCGATGCTCTTGCGGGTCGCTTGCAACAAAAACACCTACAAGGAAATACAAAAACGTTCAAATGGCTTATTGAGCAGTACAGATTAAGCGGGCATTTCCAATCTTTAAATCCTACTACTAGAAGAGTAAGAGATAACCTTTTTTACCATATTATTAAAGACTCAGGTACTATTCCTTTTGCTAAAATAACACGCAGACATATACAAAATGCCGTGGATAGAAGATCAGAAAAACCCTCAGTAGCGATATCATTTTTAAAGGCGATTTCTCCAGTCTTTAAATGGGCAGAAACATGTGAATTAGTTACAAAGAATCCCATCATCGGGGTACGACGTCCACCTATCCGAACGATAGGAATGCATACATGGACAGTGGAGCAAGTAGAAATTTATCGTAAGCGTCATCCTATTAATACAATGGCAAGATTAGCATTAGAATTAATGTTGTTTCTAGGATTAAGACGATCCGATGTTATAAGAGTTGGGAAAAAACATGTGAAAGATAACGTTTTATCGATTCATACACAAAAAACAGGAAGACAAGTTCATGTTCCTATTTTTGAAGCTTTACAATCATGTTTAGAGGCGGTCGGAAAAGATGGTGAAACTTTTTTGATCACTGCTCATGGAAAACCTTTTTCCTCTTCAGGCTCTTTCGGGAACTGGTTTAGAGATAGATGTAAAGAATCAGGATTACCCGATGAATGTAGAGCTCACGGTTTAAGGAAAGCAGGAGCAACGATTGCAGCAAATGCAGGAGCTAGCCCTCATGAACTTATGGCTATGTACGGATGGTCAAAAACAGATATGGCTGACCTCTATACAAGAGAAGTTAATGCAAAGAAACTTGCTTATAAATCGGCTAAAATGATCGCAGATTGTATGTAA